A DNA window from Pyrus communis chromosome 3, drPyrComm1.1, whole genome shotgun sequence contains the following coding sequences:
- the LOC137727918 gene encoding receptor-like protein 3 encodes MPLSTRTMAVQPNHLTKSYVLPLFILFTTSGISTTHAACSKMDQQSLFSSFDIASSSLNWSSSDCCRWEGITCDMAGRVTHLLLPSKRLKGVISPSLGNLTHLTHLNLSHNILSGRLEAGFFLSLGRLQILDLSYNLLSGELPLSPPPSCIRIVDLSSNQFNGTTPTSFLQRAWNLRHLNVSNNLLEGQIPSFNCSYSPCVRSLDFSHNGFSGIIPLGLGNCSKLELFRAGFNNLSGTLPSDIHNARALEEISLPSNKLSGAIGENIANLTNLAILDLYSNQLSGTLPLHIGKLSRLKLLILHFNNLEGFLPPSLMNCSSLTELNLGFNQLEGDLSVLNFSKLTHLIKLDLMRNHFTGPLPIDVYSCKSLIALRLSANDLEGQLQHEILSLKSLSFLALAYNRLTNVTGAMKILKDCKSLRVLILTNNFLGEEMPDGDLMVDSSGFQNLSMLSMSGCQLTGKVPVWLSKLEKLVVLDLSSNGFTGPIPGWLGTLPSLSHIYLDNNFISGEFPKELCRLQALRSEKAATQTGHNDLELPVYYSFTGATILQYKNFSNMEARISLRNNSLSGNIPRDIGKLLLLQNLDMSFNKFSGNIPHEISKLRNLEMLDLSGNRLFGEIPASLSNLNFLSSFSVAYNNLQGQIPLGTQLQGFNATAFEGNPGLCGSPLPNKCPKKSPGDSDTTKDREDVHDSGNGIPWLQISVSLGFIVGFWGVCGPLALSRSWRYAYFEFFSNVVDHFMR; translated from the coding sequence ATGCCCCTTTCAACAAGAACCATGGCGGTGCAGCCTAATCATCTAACTAAATCATATGTCCTCCCACTTTTCATCTTGTTTACCACAAGCGGTATTTCTACAACCCATGCTGCTTGCAGCAAAATGGACCAACAgtctcttttttcttcatttgataTCGCTTCTTCTAGTTTAAACTGGTCTTCCAGCGATTGTTGTCGATGGGAGGGCATCACTTGTGATATGGCTGGTAGAGTCACCCATCTGTTGTTGCCCTCCAAACGCCTCAAAGGAGTCATTTCTCCATCTCTTGGAAATCTCACGCATCTCACCCACCTCAATCTCTCCCATAATATACTTTCTGGTCGCCTGGAAGCTGGATTCTTCCTGTCCTTGGGTCGCCTTCAGATCCTTGATTTGAGCTACAACCTTCTCTCTGGAGAACTACCGCTATCTCCACCGCCAAGTTGTATCCGAATAGTGGATTTGTCCAGCAATCAATTCAACGGAACCACTCCAACATCGTTCCTCCAGCGTGCATGGAATTTGAGACATTTAAATGTCAGCAACAATCTCCTTGAGGGCCAAATACCATCTTTCAACTGTTCTTATTCTCCTTGTGTTAGAAGCTTGGATTTCTCCCACAATGGTTTCAGTGGCATAATTCCCCTTGGACTTGGTAACTGTTCAAAATTGGAGCTCTTTCGTGCAGGCTTCAATAACCTTTCGGGGACACTTCCAAGTGATATTCACAATGCTAGAGCACTTGAAGAAATTTCGTTGCCTTCCAATAAGCTTTCCGGGGCCATTGGTGAGAACATTGCCAATCTTACCAACCTCGCAATCTTGGATCTCTACTCTAATCAGCTGAGTGGCACACTTCCTCTTCATATTGGGAAGCTCTCCAGATTGAAGCTCCTAATCCTCCATTTCAACAATCTAGAGGGTTTTCTGCCTCCGTCTTTGATGAATTGCTCAAGCCTTACAGAACTGAATCTAGGATTCAACCAGTTGGAAGGAGATCTCTCTGTGCTTAATTTCTCCAAACTTACTCATCTTATTAAACTTGACCTAATGCGTAATCACTTCACGGGTCCCTTGCCAATAGACGTTTACTCATGCAAGTCCTTGATAGCACTCCGACTGAGTGCAAATGATCTAGAGGGACAATTACAACATGAAATTCTTTCTTTGAAATCCTTGTCATTCCTTGCGCTTGCTTACAACAGATTGACCAATGTCACAGGGGCAATGAAGATATTGAAGGATTGCAAAAGTTTAAGGGtactcattttgacaaataaTTTTCTAGGTGAAGAAATGCCAGATGGTGATCTCATGGTTGATTCATCTGGGTTCCAAAATCTCAGCATGCTCAGTATGTCAGGGTGCCAACTGACAGGAAAAGTACCTGTATGGCTGTCGAAGCTCGAGAAATTGGTAGTTCTGGACCTGTCTTCTAACGGATTCACGGGACCAATACCTGGTTGGTTGGGGACTCTTCCAAGTCTTTCCCATATATACTTGGATAATAACTTCATTTCAGGTGAATTTCCAAAGGAGCTTTGCAGACTACAAGCCCTCAGGTCGGAAAAGGCTGCAACTCAAACAGGTCACAACGACTTAGAGTTGCCTGTCTACTACAGCTTTACTGGGGCAACTATTTTACAGTACAAGAATTTCTCCAACATGGAGGCAAGAATCAGCCTCAGGAACAACAGTCTAAGTGGCAATATACCCCGCGATATTGGGAAATTGCTACTTCTCCAAAACCTGGATATGAGTTTTAACAAATTCTCTGGCAACATTCCACACGAAATCTCGAAACTCCGAAACTTGGAGATGTTAGACCTCTCAGGAAACCGTCTTTTTGGTGAAATCCCAGCATCACTATCAAATCTTAATTTCTTGTCTTCATTTAGTGTTGCCTACAATAACCTCCAAGGCCAAATACCGTTAGGCACTCAGCTCCAAGGCTTCAATGCTACTGCCTTTGAGGGTAACCCGGGACTTTGCGGTTCCCCGCTTCCAAATAAGTGCCCGAAGAAGAGTCCAGGTGATAGTGATACGACTAAGGACCGGGAAGATGTACACGACTCTGGGAATGGAattccatggcttcaaatttcaGTATCTCTTGGTTTCATTGTAGGGTTTTGGGGAGTTTGTGGCCCTTTAGCTTTGAGCAGGTCATGGCGATATGCATATTTCGAGTTTTTCTCCAATGTTGTAGATCACTTTATGCGTTAA
- the LOC137727921 gene encoding RNA pseudouridine synthase 6, chloroplastic-like, whose translation MRAFKEVTAPSVLKDRTSIKGKTVREAQKTFPITHPDQFVETGTYLHVHVHPKRFPRCYEIDWKSRIVAVTDEFVVLDKPAGTTVGGTTDNIEESCATFATRALGLTTSLMTTHQIDNCKEGCVVLARTKEYCSVFHGKIREKKVKKHYLALAAAPVPIGTITHYMRPINMAPRLTSEDFMERWSLCQLEVMECKEVPWPSSVVEQKYCIEDSGWPSKEYAYECKINLLTGRTHQVRAQLAALGAPIVGNSMYMPAAVAEMASPGRNPFGKYKKHYTHVTDKEVAIEEWSAQHGKEPGVAIGLQACQISWDDGKYTFEAGAPWWRCN comes from the exons ATGAGGGCATTTAAAGAAGTTACAGCACCATCAGTACTAAAAGATAGAACTTCCATCAAAGGAAAAACTGTAAGAGAAGCACAGAAGACTTTCCCCATAACACATCCAGACCAATTTGTTGAAACTGGAACCTACTTACATGTTCATGTACACCCAAAGCGTTTTCCTAG GTGCTATGAAATTGACTGGAAATCAAGAATTGTAGCTGTAACTGATGAATTCGTGGTTTTGGACAAACCTGCTGGTACAACA GTAGGAGGAACTACAGACAACATTGAAGAAAGTTGTGCAACCTTTGCCACTCGTGCCTTGGGTCTAACAACGTCCCTGATGACTACACATCAGATTGATAATTGTAAAGAAGGATG TGTTGTCTTAGCTAGAACCAAGGAGTATTGCTCAGTTTTTCACGGAAAAATCAGA GAGAAAAAGGTGAAGAAGCATTATCTTGCTCTTGCCGCTGCCCCTGTGCCAATTGGAACAATTACTCACTACATGCGTCCAATTAACATGGCTCCAAGACTCACTTCAGAAG ATTTCATGGAACGGTGGAGTTTGTGTCAACTTGAAGTCATGGAATGCAAGGAGGTTCCCTGGCCAAGTTCTGTTGTGGAACAGAAATATTGTATTGAAGACTCTGGGTGGCCTTCAAAAGAATATGCATATGAGTGTAAAATCAACCTTCTGACTGGGCGGACTCATCAG GTTCGAGCACAACTGGCAGCGCTTGGTGCACCAATAGTAGGCAATTCCATGTACATGCCAGCTGCAGTTGCAGAAATGGCAAGTCCTGGGCGGAACCCCTTTGGCAAATATAAGAAGCATTATACTCATGTAACTGATAAAGAAGTAGCGATTGAAGAGTGGAGTGCACAGCATGGGAAGGAACCTGGTGTTGCTATTGGTCTTCAAGCATGTCAGATATCATGGGATGATGGGAAGTACACTTTTGAGGCTGGAGCTCCTTGGTGGAGGTGCAATTAA
- the LOC137727922 gene encoding RNA pseudouridine synthase 6, chloroplastic-like — protein MGPMSFSSMLANGCRSFSAPAALVRTLALTHVALSEHSNSYRHVKVAWFSRSSNKRKSARQSLKQDVSQPTTVSSVNGYPEYTRLLPCPSDNGSPRIEHLVVSEGGPVLEYICKVLDLPLQFVADLIHFGAVYYALVCPRPPPTATPEQMRVFT, from the exons ATGGGGCCGATGAGCTTCTCCTCAATGTTGGCCAACGGCTGCCGGAGTTTCAGTGCGCCTGCGGCCCTTGTGCGCACGTTAGCACTCACCCACGTTGCTCTTAGTGAACACTCCAACAGCTACAGGCACGTTAAAGTGGCATGGTTTTCTCGGAGTTCGAATAAACGAAAATCTGCACGTCAGTCCCTGAAACAAGATGTTTCGCAGCCAACTACCGTTTCTTCTGTAAATGG CTACCCTGAATATACTCGGTTGCTTCCATGTCCCTCAGACAATGGATCACCAAGAATCGAGCACTTGGTTGTTTCAGAAGGGGGGCCTGTACTAGAATATATCTGCAAAGTTCTGGATCTTCCTCTTCA GTTTGTTGCAGATCTCATCCATTTTGGAGCTGTATATTATGCCCTTGTCTGTCCACGGCCTCCTCCAACTGCAACCCCAGAGCAGATGAGGGTATTTACATAA